A single genomic interval of Rosistilla ulvae harbors:
- a CDS encoding alanine/glycine:cation symporter family protein: protein MSLTYSRLRLPITTLLLMLCFTGMVIGQDDLPADPAAATATEVDIETIAAEPATDPPVSKKAAWVVAVDTWFGEHLVGPLATLFFYDFGTGVPFVVAWLLVAGIFLTLRMMFINIRGFWHAIRLTRGDYDDPADVGEVSHFQALATALSATVGLGNIGGVAVAIGLGGPGAAFWIFVVGFLGMSTKFAECTLGQLYRTNDSDGHTLGGPMRYLKAGLAEMRLGWLGMLLSTVFAILCIGASFGGGNAYQVSQSLSAIKTDVVFLQSYPWVYGLVMAMAVGVVIIGGIQSIGRVASKIVPLMCFAYFAAALWILFQNVSALPDAFALIVSSAFEPYAPLAGGAMGVLVIGIQRAAFSNEAGVGSAAIAHSAAKTNEPVSEGIVALLEPFIDTMVVCMVTALVLVVSGTYNPRIQDADSPDRFAFVETHSPETVVASVMGSVDPDQPLETQVDAARARLAHMVEHKEGAGMTLIAFRSSGFHWFGYILFAAVVLFAFSTCISWSYYGERCWVGLFGTRSSVLYKLLFVSFTFLGSIVTANNILEFSDLMILGMSLPNLLGVFLLSGVVKRALDKYWQKYRCGSLERIL from the coding sequence ATGTCGCTCACCTATTCTCGCTTACGACTGCCGATCACGACTCTATTGCTAATGCTCTGTTTCACCGGGATGGTGATCGGGCAAGACGATCTCCCCGCGGATCCAGCCGCCGCAACCGCAACGGAGGTCGACATCGAGACAATCGCAGCAGAACCGGCCACCGATCCGCCTGTGAGCAAGAAGGCGGCCTGGGTGGTCGCCGTCGACACCTGGTTCGGTGAGCATCTAGTCGGCCCGTTGGCGACGTTGTTCTTCTACGATTTTGGAACGGGAGTTCCCTTTGTCGTCGCTTGGCTGTTGGTCGCGGGGATCTTTCTGACGCTCCGGATGATGTTCATCAACATCCGCGGATTCTGGCACGCGATTCGGCTGACACGCGGCGATTACGACGATCCGGCCGACGTCGGCGAGGTCTCGCATTTCCAGGCGCTTGCGACGGCGTTAAGCGCGACGGTCGGCCTGGGGAACATCGGCGGCGTCGCTGTCGCGATTGGGCTGGGGGGCCCAGGAGCGGCGTTCTGGATCTTTGTCGTCGGTTTTCTGGGAATGAGCACGAAGTTCGCCGAATGCACGTTGGGCCAGCTGTACCGTACGAACGATTCCGACGGACATACGCTGGGCGGCCCGATGCGTTACTTGAAAGCTGGCTTGGCAGAAATGCGGCTCGGCTGGCTGGGGATGCTTTTGAGCACGGTCTTTGCGATCCTTTGCATCGGTGCCAGCTTCGGCGGCGGCAACGCCTATCAAGTCAGCCAATCGTTGTCGGCGATCAAAACGGATGTCGTCTTTTTGCAAAGCTATCCCTGGGTCTACGGCTTGGTGATGGCGATGGCTGTTGGTGTGGTGATCATCGGCGGGATCCAATCGATCGGTCGCGTGGCATCGAAGATCGTCCCCTTGATGTGTTTCGCCTATTTCGCGGCGGCATTGTGGATCCTGTTCCAAAACGTTTCGGCGCTCCCCGATGCGTTTGCGTTGATCGTGTCGAGCGCGTTTGAACCCTACGCGCCGCTGGCGGGCGGAGCGATGGGCGTGTTGGTGATTGGGATCCAACGCGCGGCCTTCAGCAACGAGGCGGGGGTTGGTTCGGCGGCGATCGCTCACTCCGCCGCCAAGACCAACGAACCTGTCAGCGAAGGGATCGTGGCGTTGTTGGAACCCTTCATCGATACGATGGTCGTCTGCATGGTGACGGCATTGGTGTTGGTCGTCAGCGGAACCTACAACCCACGCATTCAAGACGCGGATTCGCCCGATAGGTTCGCGTTTGTCGAAACCCATTCCCCCGAAACCGTCGTCGCTTCGGTTATGGGATCGGTCGATCCCGACCAACCGCTGGAAACTCAAGTCGACGCGGCACGGGCAAGACTGGCTCATATGGTCGAGCACAAAGAAGGTGCCGGGATGACCTTGATCGCCTTCCGCAGCAGCGGATTTCATTGGTTCGGCTACATCCTGTTTGCCGCGGTCGTGCTGTTCGCCTTCTCGACCTGCATCTCGTGGTCGTATTACGGCGAACGATGTTGGGTCGGACTGTTTGGGACGCGGTCCTCGGTCCTCTACAAACTGCTGTTCGTCTCCTTCACCTTCCTCGGATCGATCGTCACAGCGAACAACATCCTGGAGTTCAGCGATCTGATGATCCTTGGCATGTCGCTGCCGAACCTGTTGGGCGTCTTCTTGCTCAGCGGAGTCGTCAAGCGTGCTCTGGATAAGTATTGGCAGAAGTATCGCTGCGGATCGCTGGAGAGGATCCTCTAA
- a CDS encoding response regulator produces MFDSTGGDSDPNPQNVPTILIADDDRELVAALSRRIMHLGFRVTIAHDAISALVLIKRDRPDMIVLDIHMPAGNGMCVLEMIRSEWTWSDIPVVIVSGGATPSMIQRVRDDNAHFVPKSTGMWPSLQRHITQTLTPFCIGT; encoded by the coding sequence ATGTTCGATAGCACCGGCGGGGATTCCGATCCCAATCCGCAAAACGTGCCGACGATTCTGATCGCCGATGACGACCGCGAATTGGTCGCCGCATTGTCGCGGCGGATCATGCATCTTGGCTTCCGCGTAACGATCGCTCACGATGCGATCTCGGCGCTGGTGTTGATCAAACGCGATCGCCCCGACATGATCGTTCTCGATATCCATATGCCGGCGGGCAACGGCATGTGCGTGCTGGAAATGATCCGCAGCGAATGGACTTGGTCGGACATCCCGGTGGTGATCGTCAGCGGGGGCGCAACGCCATCGATGATCCAACGAGTCCGCGATGACAACGCCCACTTTGTCCCCAAATCGACCGGAATGTGGCCCAGCCTGCAACGCCACATCACCCAAACGCTGACTCCCTTCTGCATCGGGACTTAG
- a CDS encoding vWA domain-containing protein, whose protein sequence is MTLAYRPDDFVPTHRRLPGWMLSTLLHIVVLVGLALMMGQDSHGTGDAPDRPVGIAIVHRMPDRTEYETAAEQSQATEQAAASQAASAAQGSQAALPADAAPPLDLDGLLAAALDTPLPSGNPGESDAMQAAAASAGKPGMNLGPSGSQHTTEVFGISGTGSRFVYVFDRSESMNGFGGRPLLAAKMQLVRSIDSLGPEQEFQIIFYNNQPRPFVPGGQIVRLLNGDEQTKRSAEQYVRAMTAFGGTRHMDALLMALRMSPDVIFFLTDARIPRLNGAQLQEIKARAQRSGTTIHTIEFGDDLEPPRDSFLRNLATDNGGQYRYLFVGALDG, encoded by the coding sequence TTGACACTCGCATATCGCCCCGATGACTTTGTGCCAACTCATCGCCGCTTGCCCGGATGGATGCTGTCGACGCTGCTGCATATTGTGGTCTTGGTCGGCCTAGCGTTGATGATGGGGCAGGATTCTCACGGAACGGGGGACGCGCCCGATCGGCCGGTGGGGATCGCGATCGTTCACCGGATGCCCGACCGAACCGAATACGAGACGGCTGCGGAACAATCCCAAGCGACCGAACAAGCCGCTGCGTCGCAGGCCGCATCGGCCGCACAAGGTTCTCAAGCTGCGCTCCCCGCCGACGCCGCTCCGCCACTGGATCTGGACGGTCTGCTGGCCGCTGCCCTCGACACGCCTCTGCCCTCGGGCAATCCGGGAGAGTCCGACGCGATGCAAGCCGCGGCGGCATCAGCGGGCAAACCGGGCATGAACCTTGGTCCCAGCGGGTCGCAGCACACGACCGAAGTCTTTGGGATCTCGGGGACGGGCAGCCGGTTCGTCTACGTCTTCGACCGCTCCGAAAGTATGAACGGTTTCGGTGGCCGGCCGTTGCTGGCGGCCAAGATGCAATTGGTTCGCAGCATCGACTCACTCGGCCCCGAACAAGAATTCCAGATCATTTTTTACAACAACCAACCGCGGCCATTTGTCCCCGGCGGCCAGATCGTCCGTCTGCTCAACGGCGACGAACAGACCAAGCGAAGCGCCGAGCAATACGTTCGGGCGATGACCGCTTTTGGCGGCACGCGGCACATGGATGCGTTGCTGATGGCGTTGCGAATGAGCCCCGATGTGATCTTCTTTTTGACCGATGCGCGAATCCCCCGCCTTAACGGTGCTCAATTGCAAGAGATCAAGGCCCGTGCGCAACGCAGCGGCACGACGATCCACACGATCGAGTTCGGCGACGACCTGGAACCACCCCGAGACAGCTTTCTGCGCAACTTGGCGACCGACAACGGAGGCCAATATCGCTATCTGTTCGTGGGAGCCCTGGATGGCTAG
- a CDS encoding sulfatase family protein: MSKHLIVLFSFSLFTLPSSLAFAADARPNIVVIYADDLGYGDVSCYGATAVATPHIDRIAAEGIRFTDGHAPAATCTPSRYAMLTGQYAWRLKGTGIARGDAPAIIKPGRVTLSSMLQDSGYKTGVVGKWHLGLGPDEGADWNGKIAPGPLEIGFDYCFLIPATGDRVPCVYVENHRVVDLDPNDPIRVSFKKKVGDEPTGAENPELLKIHPSHGHDRTIVNGISRIGYMSGGQRARWVDEDMADRITSKAVAYIEENKADPFFLFFSLHDIHVPRVPHPRFVGTTAMGPRGDAIAQTDWCTGEILAALDRLKLADNTIVLFTSDNGPVVDDGYQDEAAEKLGDHRPAGTLRGGKYSSFEGGTRVPFVLRWPAKVKANQSSDALVCQIDLLHSFAALTGQTLAADAGPDSHNILGALLGEDPKGREHLVEHARTLALRQGVWKYIEPGKGPAVNKNTNTEVGVAPQSQLYNLRADLREQKNLADQHPQRVVKMKAMLDEIRSDGASR; encoded by the coding sequence ATGTCCAAGCATCTGATCGTACTTTTTTCGTTCAGCCTGTTTACGCTGCCATCCAGCCTGGCGTTTGCTGCCGATGCCCGACCGAACATCGTCGTGATCTACGCCGACGATCTTGGCTATGGTGATGTTAGTTGTTATGGCGCGACGGCGGTTGCGACTCCACACATCGACCGGATCGCCGCCGAAGGAATTCGATTTACCGATGGCCATGCTCCCGCGGCGACCTGCACGCCGTCGCGATACGCGATGCTGACCGGCCAATACGCTTGGCGTCTGAAAGGAACGGGCATCGCACGCGGCGACGCGCCCGCGATCATCAAGCCCGGCCGCGTCACGCTCTCTTCGATGCTGCAAGATTCCGGCTACAAGACCGGCGTCGTCGGCAAGTGGCATCTGGGACTGGGCCCCGATGAAGGAGCCGATTGGAACGGCAAGATCGCTCCGGGCCCACTGGAGATCGGATTCGATTATTGTTTCCTGATTCCCGCCACCGGCGATCGCGTCCCCTGTGTTTATGTCGAAAACCATCGCGTCGTCGATCTCGATCCAAACGATCCGATTCGCGTCAGTTTCAAAAAGAAGGTCGGCGACGAACCGACGGGAGCCGAAAATCCCGAGCTCTTAAAGATCCATCCCAGCCATGGGCACGATCGAACGATCGTCAACGGGATCAGCCGGATCGGATACATGTCCGGCGGCCAGCGGGCGCGTTGGGTCGATGAGGATATGGCCGATCGGATCACATCGAAAGCTGTCGCGTATATCGAAGAGAACAAAGCCGATCCGTTTTTTCTGTTCTTCTCGCTGCACGACATCCATGTTCCGCGAGTTCCTCATCCGCGGTTTGTCGGCACGACGGCGATGGGCCCGCGCGGCGATGCGATCGCGCAGACCGATTGGTGTACCGGCGAGATCTTGGCGGCGCTGGATCGATTGAAATTGGCCGACAACACGATCGTGTTGTTTACCAGCGACAACGGTCCGGTTGTCGACGATGGCTACCAAGACGAAGCGGCGGAGAAGTTGGGGGATCATCGTCCGGCGGGGACTTTGCGAGGTGGCAAGTACAGCAGCTTTGAAGGGGGAACGCGAGTGCCGTTTGTGTTGCGTTGGCCTGCCAAGGTCAAAGCGAATCAGAGCAGCGACGCGTTGGTCTGCCAGATCGATCTGCTGCATTCGTTTGCCGCGCTGACAGGACAAACGTTGGCTGCCGATGCCGGTCCCGACAGCCACAACATCCTTGGTGCCTTGCTGGGCGAAGATCCCAAGGGGCGCGAGCACTTGGTCGAACATGCTCGTACGCTGGCGCTGCGGCAGGGAGTCTGGAAATACATCGAACCGGGCAAGGGGCCGGCGGTCAACAAAAACACCAACACGGAGGTGGGTGTCGCCCCCCAGTCTCAACTGTACAATCTACGTGCCGATTTGAGGGAACAAAAAAATCTCGCGGATCAGCATCCGCAGCGTGTGGTTAAAATGAAGGCGATGTTGGACGAAATTCGATCCGACGGTGCCAGTCGATAA
- a CDS encoding glycosyltransferase — protein sequence MARPYNVLLMAGSMDGGGSERQTLHLLRHLDRQRFAPHLFLCYRQGSLLDQIPDDVPVTSFWDQHRSPRVCVPGTIHRMQVRALRDLIIANKIDLIYDRTFHMSMLASPAARGLQCGRVATIVSPPDRDVPAAESRFVAVKRWLLKRSYRRADAIVTVSEAVADASARYYGIDRRRFQTIHSPVDLQAIRNEAASANGDPAIDPVDVNIACVGRMTEEKGHRFLIDAIDSLRDHPVFDCLQLWMVGDGPLRSALTARVRELKLDRQIHFVGQRASAVPIIAQCQLACVPSLYEGLPNVVLESMALGVPVIATTAGGSPELFGDRTFGDLVAPGDSAALASAILQFAEEPESAQEKSIQAMQYVCDKHSIEAIVPRIEQVMLSVIE from the coding sequence ATGGCAAGACCGTACAATGTATTGCTGATGGCCGGGTCGATGGACGGCGGCGGCAGCGAACGACAGACCTTGCATCTGCTGCGTCATCTCGACCGGCAGCGCTTTGCGCCTCATTTGTTCCTGTGCTACCGACAGGGGAGCCTGTTGGACCAGATTCCCGACGACGTGCCGGTGACCTCATTTTGGGATCAACATCGCAGCCCGCGAGTCTGCGTTCCGGGGACGATCCACCGGATGCAAGTTCGGGCGCTCCGCGATTTGATCATCGCCAACAAGATCGATCTGATTTACGACCGCACGTTTCACATGTCGATGCTCGCCTCCCCGGCAGCCCGCGGCCTTCAGTGTGGGCGAGTCGCCACGATCGTCAGCCCACCGGATCGCGACGTGCCGGCGGCCGAGAGTCGTTTTGTGGCGGTTAAACGCTGGTTGTTGAAGAGGTCCTACCGCCGCGCCGACGCGATCGTGACGGTCAGCGAAGCGGTTGCCGACGCCTCGGCTCGTTATTACGGCATCGACCGGCGGCGTTTTCAAACGATCCACAGCCCCGTCGATCTGCAAGCGATTCGCAACGAAGCCGCGTCGGCCAACGGCGATCCGGCGATCGATCCAGTCGACGTCAACATCGCCTGTGTCGGGCGAATGACCGAAGAGAAGGGACACCGATTTTTGATCGACGCGATCGATTCGTTGCGCGATCATCCCGTCTTCGATTGCTTGCAATTGTGGATGGTCGGCGACGGGCCGCTGCGGTCGGCGCTGACCGCGCGAGTCCGCGAATTGAAGCTCGATCGGCAGATCCATTTTGTTGGCCAGCGAGCGAGCGCGGTGCCGATCATTGCTCAGTGCCAACTTGCCTGTGTCCCTTCGCTGTACGAAGGCTTGCCCAACGTGGTGCTTGAATCGATGGCGCTGGGCGTGCCGGTGATCGCAACCACCGCCGGCGGGTCTCCCGAATTGTTTGGCGATCGCACCTTCGGCGACCTGGTTGCTCCTGGGGATAGCGCGGCGCTAGCGTCAGCGATTTTGCAATTTGCCGAAGAGCCCGAATCGGCGCAAGAGAAATCGATCCAAGCCATGCAGTATGTCTGCGACAAGCATTCGATCGAGGCGATCGTTCCACGTATCGAACAGGTGATGTTGAGTGTCATTGAATAA
- a CDS encoding c-type cytochrome: protein MFRKQCSACHRVEEHGFVVGPDLTALTNRDPQWMLSAILDPNREVDARYVSWSALSEDGRVVSGLVVEENAAMIRLRESGGKEHELLRDSIEQLRASDRSLMPEGLEKDMTTQEVSDLIAYVIHSIGTPAPMAADQPLPRQAHAIAPFLLDESQSIERRQQAIDQRPGMGPAILNLLALDLRADDLATQYKRIPWIWRVALAVGRRSDDGELHDALESGLPRSGDPLLDWQAVVIGGGLINGLTQIGQWPGDRIAAILDADPSLAPRWQQTLAMSAAMADDDAVKKGTRYDALRIVALDDPEKAIPHLKRYLGADVDGELQMGAVSGLADIDAPQIGALLIESLPGLTPRNRQLAIDGLLRNDIRRAALTAAFDKQPEILTDDEAKRLKHGKAASQ, encoded by the coding sequence GTGTTCCGCAAACAATGTTCGGCCTGTCATCGCGTCGAGGAGCATGGGTTTGTTGTTGGTCCCGACCTGACGGCACTCACCAACCGCGACCCGCAATGGATGCTCTCGGCGATCCTGGATCCCAACCGCGAAGTCGATGCGCGATACGTTTCCTGGTCGGCGCTTTCCGAAGATGGCCGCGTCGTTTCGGGCTTGGTTGTCGAAGAGAACGCGGCGATGATTCGGCTGCGTGAATCCGGCGGCAAGGAGCACGAACTGCTCCGCGATTCGATCGAACAACTGCGAGCAAGCGACCGATCGTTGATGCCCGAAGGACTTGAAAAGGATATGACGACGCAGGAGGTCAGCGATCTGATCGCCTACGTGATCCATTCGATTGGCACCCCGGCACCGATGGCGGCTGATCAGCCGCTGCCGCGGCAAGCGCATGCAATCGCTCCGTTTCTGTTGGACGAATCCCAATCGATCGAGCGACGTCAGCAGGCGATCGACCAGCGGCCGGGAATGGGACCTGCGATCTTGAACCTGTTGGCACTCGATCTGCGAGCCGACGATCTGGCGACGCAGTACAAGCGGATCCCGTGGATCTGGCGAGTCGCGTTGGCGGTCGGTCGCCGCAGCGACGATGGCGAACTTCACGACGCCTTGGAATCGGGCTTGCCTCGCTCGGGCGATCCGTTATTGGATTGGCAAGCGGTTGTGATCGGTGGCGGCCTGATCAATGGACTGACGCAGATCGGCCAGTGGCCGGGAGATCGGATCGCAGCAATTCTGGACGCCGATCCGTCGCTGGCACCACGCTGGCAGCAGACGTTGGCGATGTCAGCAGCGATGGCCGACGATGACGCGGTGAAGAAGGGAACCCGCTACGACGCGCTGCGGATCGTGGCGTTAGACGATCCAGAAAAAGCGATTCCGCACCTGAAGCGTTATCTGGGCGCGGACGTCGACGGGGAACTACAGATGGGAGCGGTCAGCGGATTGGCCGACATCGACGCCCCGCAGATCGGGGCTCTGCTGATCGAAAGCCTCCCCGGGCTGACACCACGAAATCGCCAGCTCGCGATCGATGGGCTGCTGCGAAACGACATCCGTCGCGCCGCGCTCACCGCAGCGTTTGACAAGCAGCCCGAGATCTTGACCGATGACGAAGCGAAGCGGTTGAAGCATGGGAAGGCTGCGTCGCAATAG
- the dusB gene encoding tRNA dihydrouridine synthase DusB: protein MTSTPPPLWIGSIKVDPPILQAPMAGFTNYAFRQIVREYGGVGLHATEMVNARGFVWLDENEAEHPDRLWGVREEARPLAVQIWDNQPDVMAKVGKRLVDDYQVSVVDINFGCPVKQVTEKAHSGSYLLKHPKTMYEIISRLVEACAPTPVTAKIRLGCTRNNVNCDDVAKVVEEAGAAALTVHGRTAQDFFSGNADWDRIAEIKQHLRSIPLIGNGDLDSADKVVAAFENYGVDGVMIARASLGRPWLFAQAHAALRGEPIPAEPTLELQRQCMLRHYDMIVERFGEAKGTVLMRKFACCYAQGKFGARHFRTHVARVSSASEFYSVVEEYFPRDLDAIEAAAQ, encoded by the coding sequence ATGACATCGACTCCCCCACCTCTTTGGATCGGTTCTATCAAAGTCGATCCGCCGATTCTTCAGGCGCCGATGGCTGGGTTCACGAATTACGCGTTCCGGCAGATCGTCCGCGAATATGGCGGCGTCGGTTTGCACGCGACCGAGATGGTCAACGCCCGCGGTTTTGTCTGGCTCGACGAAAACGAAGCCGAACATCCCGATCGACTGTGGGGCGTCCGCGAGGAAGCTCGCCCGCTGGCGGTTCAGATCTGGGACAACCAGCCCGACGTGATGGCGAAGGTCGGCAAGCGGTTGGTCGACGATTACCAAGTCAGCGTCGTCGACATCAACTTCGGTTGCCCCGTGAAACAGGTGACCGAAAAGGCGCACAGCGGCAGCTATCTGCTGAAACATCCCAAGACGATGTACGAGATCATCAGCCGGTTGGTCGAGGCGTGCGCGCCGACCCCGGTGACCGCAAAGATTCGATTGGGCTGCACGCGGAACAACGTCAATTGCGACGATGTTGCCAAGGTGGTCGAGGAGGCGGGAGCGGCGGCGCTGACGGTTCACGGCCGCACCGCCCAAGACTTCTTCAGCGGCAACGCCGACTGGGACCGGATCGCGGAGATCAAACAACATCTGCGTTCGATCCCGTTGATCGGCAACGGCGATCTCGACAGCGCCGACAAAGTTGTCGCGGCGTTTGAGAACTATGGAGTCGACGGCGTGATGATCGCCCGGGCTTCGCTGGGCCGACCGTGGTTGTTCGCTCAAGCTCACGCGGCGCTCCGCGGCGAACCGATCCCTGCCGAACCGACGTTGGAATTGCAGCGGCAATGCATGCTGCGTCACTACGACATGATCGTCGAGCGGTTTGGTGAAGCGAAGGGAACCGTCTTGATGCGCAAGTTTGCTTGCTGTTACGCACAAGGCAAGTTTGGGGCTCGGCACTTCCGAACCCATGTCGCTCGCGTCTCGAGCGCAAGCGAATTCTACAGCGTCGTCGAGGAGTACTTTCCTCGCGATCTCGACGCCATCGAAGCGGCAGCTCAATAG